GAAATGCTACACATGGACCACGGATAAGTAGGAAGCTGAACTTGATCAATCACCTTGTACGCCTGATTAAGGAGTTTCACACAATTATTGTTCGAGTCAGCAATGACGAGATCCCCGTTGGAAGTCGTACATATACCCGTAATCGCACATAAGGATTTATCAGTAGCTGTTTGAACATTATATTCTGACTTGTCCTCGATGCTGACAATCTTGTTTGGATCAACGTTATGTTGTGGATCGCCTATGATGATTTTCCCAAGATCAGTGCAGTCTGCATGACATTGAATCAATTCACGGTTAGGCTGGAATTTAATATCAGTTCCATCATTCTTGATCATGCGTTTTAGGAGTAAATCTGCTGCAGCAGTTTGATCAATACATTTTCTTAACGTAATAAACGTTCGTTCAGGTAGAATATTGTCTTTGAGCTTAGCGCCATATAtctttaactttgaaatacatTCTAAGCATCGCTTGGTGTCATCTTCAATGGAATTATTTAAGCGCTCGTGAATTGATTCCAATTCTCTTATGGTGTTTTGCTGAAGTCGGTCAAGATTCTCGTTGATCTGTCGACGTTCATCACGTATTTcttcacaaatttgttcgtaagaAGCTTTAAGTGATTTAATGTTATCTTTTCCT
This is a stretch of genomic DNA from Dreissena polymorpha isolate Duluth1 chromosome 7, UMN_Dpol_1.0, whole genome shotgun sequence. It encodes these proteins:
- the LOC127839496 gene encoding uncharacterized protein LOC127839496, which codes for MVDRGKDNIKSLKASYEQICEEIRDERRQINENLDRLQQNTIRELESIHERLNNSIEDDTKRCLECISKLKIYGAKLKDNILPERTFITLRKCIDQTAAADLLLKRMIKNDGTDIKFQPNRELIQCHADCTDLGKIIIGDPQHNVDPNKIVSIEDKSEYNVQTATDKSLCAITGICTTSNGDLVIADSNNNCVKLLNQAYKVIDQVQLPTYPWSMCSISSFEMAVTVSKYKADALNGIHLLRVDGGKIIRKQVLKMNHVCYGIAHVDAEVFVTSGTALYEYTMDGRLVKKLYEDSTGQFRVVGVGVSPDGKRIYVTDVINGILRTLTRDGTVTATFQDHAFKHGFNIAYIHVAGKGQVFVFGDNSISQVDTVGKTILNTISVDIAKPASVYFNEETKKLIVGFWSHNNINEFKTKTVPTF